One part of the Dyadobacter sp. 676 genome encodes these proteins:
- a CDS encoding VOC family protein, whose amino-acid sequence MAKFAYTILYVRDVAATIEFYENAFGFRRKFISPGNDYGELLTGDTILSFAHTQLAATNVPEGFTESDPTAKPFAFEIGFTVDNVEEAFQKALDAGATLVSQPKTKPWGQVVSYVRDLNGFLVEICTETD is encoded by the coding sequence ATGGCAAAATTCGCATACACCATCCTGTATGTCAGGGACGTAGCAGCGACCATCGAATTCTACGAAAATGCGTTCGGTTTCCGGAGAAAATTCATTTCTCCCGGCAACGATTACGGCGAGCTGCTTACCGGCGACACGATACTCTCTTTCGCTCATACGCAACTGGCGGCAACCAATGTCCCGGAAGGCTTTACGGAAAGCGATCCCACCGCGAAACCGTTTGCATTTGAAATCGGATTTACGGTCGACAATGTGGAGGAAGCATTTCAAAAAGCACTGGATGCAGGCGCAACGCTGGTTTCTCAACCAAAAACCAAACCCTGGGGACAGGTAGTCTCTTACGTGAGGGATTTGAACGGGTTCCTTGTGGAGATTTGCACGGAGACCGACTAG
- a CDS encoding ABC transporter ATP-binding protein → MSEKANPGAPKQPGISSILAPYKGLIALLLLFALLSNGINLWLPKLVADGIDDYTHHRFDLNRTLIEFTGAVVFVFLFGYLQSVIQTYASEKVARDLRTRLSDKISKQSHAFIEQTTAAKLLTNLTADIDSIKLFVSQAIVAIVSSIFIIIGASILLLTINWKLALAILAIIPVIGVMFAITLKKVRTLFVQSREVIDWLNKIINESILGSALIRVVNSQQLEYAKFLEANSKAKGFGLAILNLFAGLIPVVTFIANLSMLTILVLGGHFVIEGEMTLGSFAAFNSYLAILIFPILVIGFMSNVIAQSTASYQRISAVLNMPDPVEGGSSREALQGGIELRNVTVRYGEKPALKDVSLSVKPGSRIAVIGPTAAGKTQLLYLLTGLIQPQEGSVGYDGHPIGYYDAESFHRQVGFVFQDSIIFNMSIRENIAFSTTVTNESLQKAVDTAELAAFLETLPDGLDTVVSERGASLSGGQKQRIMLARALAINPKVLLLDDFTARVDTNTEKKILANVERNYPGITLISVTQKIAAIEHYDQIAVLMEGELIGCGTHGELIETSPEYVQIFNSQQSTSNYELRS, encoded by the coding sequence ATGTCCGAAAAAGCCAACCCCGGAGCGCCGAAACAGCCGGGTATATCCAGCATTCTGGCTCCATACAAGGGGTTGATTGCCTTGCTGTTGCTATTCGCATTACTCAGCAACGGCATTAATCTCTGGCTGCCCAAACTGGTGGCCGACGGCATCGACGACTACACGCACCACCGTTTCGATCTGAACCGGACCCTCATCGAATTCACGGGCGCCGTGGTTTTCGTTTTCCTGTTCGGTTACCTGCAAAGCGTTATCCAGACCTATGCCTCCGAAAAAGTGGCCCGCGACCTGCGTACCAGGTTGTCCGACAAGATTTCGAAGCAAAGCCACGCATTCATCGAACAGACTACCGCCGCCAAGCTGCTGACCAACCTGACGGCCGACATCGATTCGATCAAGCTGTTCGTTTCCCAGGCCATTGTCGCGATCGTTTCTTCGATATTTATCATTATCGGCGCAAGTATTCTGCTGCTGACGATCAACTGGAAACTGGCATTGGCGATCCTGGCGATCATTCCGGTAATAGGGGTAATGTTCGCCATTACCTTGAAGAAAGTAAGGACTTTATTTGTGCAGAGCCGCGAGGTGATCGACTGGCTCAACAAGATCATCAATGAAAGCATCCTGGGCTCGGCCCTGATCCGCGTCGTGAATTCGCAGCAGCTCGAATATGCCAAGTTTCTGGAAGCGAATTCGAAGGCAAAGGGGTTCGGACTGGCGATCCTGAACCTTTTTGCGGGGCTGATCCCGGTGGTGACGTTCATTGCGAACCTTTCGATGCTGACGATCCTGGTACTGGGCGGGCATTTTGTAATCGAGGGCGAAATGACGCTCGGTAGCTTCGCTGCGTTCAACAGTTACCTGGCCATTCTTATTTTTCCGATTCTGGTAATCGGCTTTATGAGCAACGTGATCGCCCAGTCCACGGCTTCCTACCAACGGATTTCAGCCGTGCTGAACATGCCCGACCCGGTGGAGGGAGGTTCTTCCCGGGAGGCGTTGCAAGGCGGTATCGAATTGCGGAATGTGACAGTCCGCTATGGCGAAAAACCGGCGTTGAAGGATGTAAGCCTGTCTGTAAAACCAGGGTCGCGCATTGCCGTGATCGGACCGACCGCGGCGGGGAAAACGCAGCTGCTTTACCTGCTCACGGGGCTCATTCAGCCGCAGGAGGGAAGTGTCGGCTACGACGGCCACCCGATCGGTTATTACGACGCCGAATCGTTTCACCGGCAGGTTGGCTTCGTATTTCAGGACAGCATTATTTTTAATATGAGCATTCGCGAAAACATCGCGTTCAGTACGACGGTGACCAACGAATCGCTGCAAAAAGCCGTCGACACCGCCGAGCTGGCCGCATTTCTCGAAACTTTGCCCGATGGGCTGGATACTGTTGTCTCGGAGCGGGGGGCGAGTCTTTCGGGAGGGCAAAAGCAACGGATTATGCTGGCGAGGGCGCTTGCAATCAATCCGAAGGTGTTGCTGCTCGACGATTTTACAGCCCGTGTCGATACCAACACCGAAAAGAAGATCCTCGCGAATGTGGAGCGGAATTATCCGGGCATCACGCTTATCTCCGTAACGCAGAAAATCGCGGCGATCGAGCATTACGACCAGATTGCCGTGCTAATGGAAGGTGAGCTGATCGGCTGCGGGACGCATGGCGAACTGATCGAGACGAGCCCCGAATATGTTCAGATTTTCAATTCGCAACAAAGTACCAGCAACTATGAATTACGATCTTAA
- a CDS encoding NAD(P)-dependent oxidoreductase, translating to MSILVTGSAGHLGEALMRTLGTRATGLDIKHSAYTDLVGDIADRDFVRTAMRGIRTVIHTATLHKPHVATHSKQDFVDTNITGTLNLLEEAVLQGISTFLFTSTTSTFGAAMNPAKGEPAAWITEDVMPQPKNIYSVTKLAAESLCELFHRKAGLPVLILRTSRFFPEDDDNAETRRRYATPNVQALELLYRRVDIADAVSAHLSAVGKAGTIGFGKYIISATTPFTPAHLAQLHTDAPAVIRSLYPECEGLFEAEGWKLFPEIDRVYVNARAQRELGWEPQYDFEHVLRCLRNGVDFRSDLAREVGSKGYHEEDFEEGPFPVES from the coding sequence ATGAGTATTTTAGTAACAGGGAGCGCCGGGCATTTGGGCGAGGCGCTGATGCGCACACTCGGTACGCGGGCGACGGGCCTGGACATCAAACATTCGGCCTATACGGACCTGGTCGGGGATATCGCCGACAGGGATTTTGTCAGGACAGCCATGCGGGGCATTCGTACCGTCATTCACACGGCTACCTTGCATAAGCCCCACGTGGCGACGCACAGCAAGCAGGATTTTGTGGATACCAACATCACCGGCACGCTTAATCTGCTCGAAGAAGCGGTGCTTCAAGGGATTTCCACCTTTCTTTTTACCAGTACCACCAGCACGTTCGGTGCGGCGATGAATCCGGCCAAAGGCGAGCCCGCGGCATGGATAACCGAGGACGTGATGCCGCAGCCTAAGAACATTTACAGCGTTACCAAACTCGCCGCCGAAAGCCTTTGCGAGCTTTTTCATCGGAAGGCCGGCTTGCCGGTACTGATCCTGCGGACTTCGCGCTTCTTCCCCGAAGACGACGATAATGCCGAAACCCGCCGGCGGTACGCCACGCCCAACGTGCAGGCACTGGAGCTGCTTTACCGCCGGGTCGACATCGCCGACGCCGTTTCTGCGCACCTATCAGCCGTGGGAAAAGCTGGAACAATCGGTTTCGGCAAATACATTATTTCCGCCACCACACCATTTACGCCCGCGCATCTGGCGCAACTACACACCGATGCGCCCGCGGTTATCCGTTCGCTCTACCCCGAATGCGAAGGTTTATTCGAAGCGGAGGGCTGGAAACTATTTCCGGAAATCGATCGTGTGTATGTGAACGCACGTGCGCAGCGGGAGCTCGGGTGGGAGCCGCAATACGATTTTGAGCATGTGCTGCGCTGCCTGCGGAATGGCGTGGATTTCCGGAGCGACCTGGCCCGGGAAGTCGGTAGCAAGGGGTATCATGAGGAGGACTTCGAGGAAGGACCGTTTCCTGTCGAGTCATAG
- a CDS encoding VOC family protein, with amino-acid sequence MEQRLSVLTLAADDLFALRDFYAGTLGWKIEAANQNIVFFKLNGILLSLFGRKDLAKFNNADPAGSGFRPFNMALMVNSRDEVESIYEELSAKKVNIVQTITEPPFGGCYFLFADPEGNIWEISQNPFIHVDPSGNVLGHKPIDHL; translated from the coding sequence ATGGAACAACGACTTAGTGTGCTCACGCTCGCCGCGGACGATCTTTTCGCTCTGCGCGACTTTTATGCCGGCACCCTCGGCTGGAAAATAGAAGCGGCTAACCAGAATATCGTATTTTTCAAACTGAACGGGATTTTACTGAGCCTCTTCGGCAGGAAAGACCTTGCGAAATTCAATAATGCGGACCCGGCAGGAAGCGGTTTCCGGCCATTCAATATGGCGCTGATGGTCAATTCCCGGGATGAGGTGGAAAGCATTTATGAGGAGCTGTCGGCAAAAAAAGTAAACATCGTGCAAACGATCACCGAACCTCCTTTTGGCGGCTGCTACTTCCTGTTTGCGGACCCGGAAGGAAATATCTGGGAAATTTCACAGAACCCGTTCATACACGTGGACCCGTCGGGCAACGTGCTTGGACATAAGCCCATCGATCATCTTTGA
- a CDS encoding condensation domain-containing protein — MKRKMGFLEASMYAGADTPVNVVFPVTVDGYFEETDVREALRKMQQKHPFLRVTVETGADGIPWYVTREPIQPIPLRVTGRHSDNDWAAEAETEWDTPFNQPDAPLARVVWVRSPQVSELLFVCHHCIGDATSVMTLMRELLECLADPETCLQPYPPFFPEALVPANVRRNLLNRLAGKSLAGVTRLFLLAVAWMKEVKKDRFYTIRWKLGPEETAALLSACKEKDVNLNTALILVFMRAFQRTVRTSGNMFASVDMRRFLPEIAKDHLFAFPSMVGLKTPADGTGFREQANALKNRLYKQIAATNAPKLLFFSEYLLPLYPRSIRYARAGKGAHDFAFANLGRIPLGETYGQLRVTDVHSPLSRFPMGNPSKVSVSTFGGRMDFAFHSEEGYISCQDGKSITETAMTLLRQHLMEAQPISITD, encoded by the coding sequence ATGAAAAGAAAAATGGGTTTCCTGGAAGCTTCCATGTACGCGGGCGCCGACACGCCCGTAAATGTGGTATTTCCGGTGACAGTAGATGGGTATTTCGAGGAAACGGACGTTCGTGAAGCATTGCGGAAAATGCAGCAAAAGCATCCGTTCCTGCGGGTCACCGTAGAAACGGGCGCCGATGGCATCCCATGGTACGTAACCCGGGAGCCGATACAGCCAATCCCGCTCCGCGTTACCGGGCGACATTCGGATAACGACTGGGCGGCAGAGGCCGAAACCGAATGGGACACGCCGTTCAACCAGCCCGACGCACCGCTTGCGAGGGTGGTCTGGGTCCGCTCTCCGCAGGTCTCCGAACTGTTGTTCGTTTGCCACCATTGCATTGGCGACGCCACTTCCGTGATGACGCTCATGCGCGAGCTGCTCGAATGCCTCGCCGACCCGGAAACCTGCCTGCAACCCTATCCGCCGTTTTTCCCCGAAGCGCTCGTGCCTGCCAATGTCCGCCGCAATTTGCTCAACCGCCTTGCGGGAAAGTCCCTTGCCGGCGTTACCCGCCTGTTCCTGCTGGCCGTAGCCTGGATGAAAGAGGTAAAAAAGGACCGTTTTTACACGATCCGCTGGAAACTGGGCCCGGAAGAAACGGCTGCATTGCTATCGGCGTGCAAAGAAAAGGACGTTAACCTCAACACGGCGCTGATCCTGGTGTTCATGCGCGCATTCCAGCGTACCGTGCGCACGAGCGGAAATATGTTCGCGTCGGTGGATATGCGCAGGTTTTTACCCGAAATCGCGAAAGATCACCTGTTTGCGTTCCCTTCGATGGTAGGACTTAAAACGCCTGCGGACGGTACCGGTTTTCGTGAACAGGCCAATGCATTGAAAAACCGCCTGTACAAGCAGATAGCCGCAACGAACGCTCCCAAGCTGCTGTTTTTCAGCGAATACCTTTTGCCGCTTTATCCCCGAAGCATCCGGTATGCCAGGGCCGGAAAGGGCGCGCACGATTTCGCATTCGCCAACCTCGGCCGCATTCCGCTCGGCGAAACCTACGGACAATTACGTGTTACCGACGTTCACAGCCCTCTGTCGCGGTTTCCGATGGGGAATCCGTCCAAAGTGTCGGTCTCGACGTTCGGCGGGCGTATGGACTTTGCATTTCACTCCGAAGAAGGCTATATCTCCTGTCAGGATGGTAAATCCATTACGGAAACAGCCATGACATTACTCAGACAACACTTAATGGAAGCCCAACCTATTAGCATTACGGATTGA
- a CDS encoding helix-turn-helix transcriptional regulator, which produces MKNEHCYLVGTMSTAIETSISPHSHLAGIRFRPAGFAAFYEYDSLHEYTDRTVEFDNKLAPDLRGTRKGLRNGLKYYLDEFFLRKLPERQPQLTPVITEIESRNGLVDVPVLARNHCVSVRQLQRAFKMHIGLSPKEFLNVIRFRYALRLIKNNAMPTLLDIALEAGYYDHAHLSNEIRRHAGVAPSLL; this is translated from the coding sequence ATGAAAAACGAGCATTGTTATCTGGTAGGAACGATGTCGACGGCCATCGAAACCAGCATTTCACCCCATTCCCATCTCGCCGGCATACGCTTCCGGCCGGCGGGATTTGCCGCCTTTTATGAATACGACTCCCTGCACGAATATACCGACCGGACTGTCGAATTTGATAATAAACTCGCTCCCGACCTGCGTGGGACCCGCAAAGGGCTCCGCAATGGGCTCAAATATTACCTCGACGAGTTTTTTCTGCGAAAGCTGCCCGAGCGGCAACCGCAACTGACGCCCGTTATAACGGAAATCGAATCCCGGAACGGTTTGGTCGACGTTCCTGTGCTTGCACGCAACCACTGCGTCAGCGTGCGGCAATTGCAACGTGCGTTCAAAATGCACATCGGCCTCAGTCCGAAGGAATTCCTCAATGTGATACGTTTCCGGTACGCTTTGCGATTGATCAAAAACAATGCGATGCCAACCCTGCTCGATATCGCGCTCGAAGCCGGTTACTACGACCATGCCCATCTAAGCAACGAAATCCGCAGGCATGCCGGCGTCGCTCCGTCGCTGCTCTGA
- a CDS encoding ABC transporter ATP-binding protein, which produces MNYDLNKLSEEQQKASTFKALGKLLTLIAHERGNLALAVCAMTLNTAVNLFGPFLIGHAIDRYVVTKQFHGLLVFGGILLAMYLLGLATAYTQTKLMGGVGQRLLFTLRNAIFNKLQQLPVAFFNQNKAGDLISRVNNDTDKLNQFFSQSLMQFMGSIFTMLGAGIFLLVINVKLGAAALAPAVVILIFTMALSPWVKATNAQNLKSTGALSAEIQESLNNFKVVIAFNRRDYFRQRFQLANLQNYRTAIRAGLANNIFLPTYSFFSNIAQLLVLTYGIHLISIGEFTVGLLVSYLAYAVNFYNPLRQLAALWTSFQVAMAGWDRISQILALETDLVTVAEAPRQADGALLEFRDVRFGYDSREILHQVNFKLERGKTYALIGPTGGGKTTTASLIARLYDPGEGTVLLDGRDIRTYTPEERSRKIGFILQEPFLFTGTIRENILYGNEQLKDYSNDQLEQVIRSANLEEILALFEDGLDTKVSATGDSTSLGQKQLIAFMRAVLRSPELLILDEATANIDTVTEKLLGDILKQLPESTTQVIIAHRLNTIENADEIFFVNSGEVNRAGSLSDAMGMLLKGNTAS; this is translated from the coding sequence ATGAATTACGATCTTAACAAGCTGTCTGAGGAACAGCAAAAAGCCTCCACATTCAAGGCGCTGGGCAAGTTGCTGACCCTTATCGCCCATGAGCGAGGAAACCTGGCACTGGCGGTGTGCGCCATGACGCTCAACACGGCCGTGAACCTTTTCGGGCCGTTCCTGATCGGGCATGCGATAGACCGGTATGTGGTAACGAAGCAGTTCCACGGCCTGCTCGTTTTCGGCGGCATTTTGTTGGCGATGTATCTGCTGGGGCTGGCGACCGCCTACACCCAGACGAAGCTGATGGGCGGGGTAGGGCAGCGGTTGCTTTTCACCCTCCGTAATGCCATTTTCAACAAGTTACAGCAGCTTCCGGTCGCTTTTTTCAATCAGAACAAGGCCGGTGACCTGATCTCGCGCGTCAATAACGACACCGACAAACTGAACCAGTTCTTTTCGCAGTCGCTGATGCAATTCATGGGAAGCATTTTCACAATGTTGGGCGCGGGTATTTTTCTATTGGTAATCAATGTAAAACTGGGCGCAGCGGCCCTGGCGCCGGCGGTGGTGATCCTCATTTTTACAATGGCGCTTTCGCCGTGGGTAAAGGCGACCAACGCCCAAAACCTGAAAAGCACCGGGGCGCTGAGTGCCGAGATCCAGGAGAGTCTGAACAATTTCAAAGTCGTGATCGCTTTCAACCGACGCGATTATTTCAGGCAACGCTTTCAGTTGGCCAATCTGCAAAACTACCGGACGGCAATCCGCGCCGGTCTGGCCAACAACATTTTTTTGCCCACTTATTCTTTCTTTTCCAATATCGCGCAGCTCCTCGTGCTGACCTACGGCATTCATTTGATCAGCATAGGTGAGTTTACGGTCGGATTGCTGGTCAGCTACCTCGCTTATGCCGTAAATTTTTACAACCCGTTGAGGCAACTGGCGGCGTTGTGGACGAGTTTCCAGGTGGCGATGGCCGGCTGGGACCGTATTTCGCAAATCCTCGCGCTGGAAACCGACCTTGTCACCGTGGCCGAAGCGCCCCGACAAGCCGATGGCGCATTGCTGGAATTCCGCGACGTGCGCTTTGGTTACGATAGTCGTGAAATACTGCACCAGGTGAATTTTAAGCTGGAACGGGGCAAAACTTACGCGCTGATCGGTCCTACCGGCGGCGGCAAAACCACCACGGCTTCGCTCATCGCGCGCTTGTACGACCCCGGAGAGGGAACTGTGCTGCTCGACGGCCGCGACATCCGGACTTATACTCCCGAAGAGCGCAGCCGGAAGATCGGTTTTATTTTACAGGAACCGTTCCTGTTCACCGGCACGATCCGTGAGAACATTCTTTACGGGAATGAGCAGTTGAAAGATTATTCCAACGACCAGCTGGAACAGGTGATCCGAAGCGCAAACCTGGAAGAAATACTGGCGTTGTTCGAAGACGGCCTGGACACGAAAGTTTCCGCAACCGGCGACAGCACGAGCTTGGGCCAGAAGCAGCTCATTGCCTTCATGCGCGCCGTTTTGCGGAGCCCCGAGCTGTTGATCCTCGACGAAGCCACGGCCAACATAGACACGGTCACCGAAAAGCTTCTCGGGGATATCCTGAAACAACTTCCCGAATCGACCACGCAGGTTATTATCGCCCACCGTCTCAACACGATCGAGAACGCCGATGAAATATTTTTCGTGAATTCCGGCGAAGTAAACCGCGCCGGGTCACTGAGCGATGCCATGGGAATGCTGTTGAAGGGAAATACGGCTAGCTAG
- a CDS encoding arylsulfatase, giving the protein MHRLDFLLIALMATTAALAQNPGPRLDKLPNIIYIYADDLGYGELGCYGQQKIKTPNLDRLAKEGIRFTQHYTGTPVCAPARAMLMTGKHAGHSAIRGNFELGGFRDEEERGQMPLPAAEFTVAELLKQKDYATALTGKWGMGMNDTEGTPTRQGFDYYYGYLDQKQAHNLYPSHLWENDRWDTLAQPWQDVHRKLDPATATDADFESFKGKEYAPAKMTEKALAFIDRSKDRPFFLYMPYTIPHVSLQAPDEYVKKYIGQFDEKPYYGEKGYASTKYPLSTYAAMITYLDDQVGIILDKLKTLGLDGNTIVMFSSDNGATFNGGVNAQFFNSVAGLRGLKMDVYEGGIREPFIARWPGKIKPGRVTDHISAQFDLLATLAELTGQPTPPTDGISFLPELLGQTNRQKKHPYLYFEFPEKGGQIAIRMGDWKGVKTDLRKNPGNPWQLFNLKTDRNETTDLATKHPEILKKFDEIVKKEHREPANAAWQFVMPVIAASEK; this is encoded by the coding sequence ATGCACCGCCTGGATTTCTTGTTGATTGCATTAATGGCGACCACCGCCGCCCTGGCCCAAAATCCCGGACCACGGCTGGATAAGCTGCCAAATATCATTTACATCTACGCCGACGACCTCGGCTACGGCGAGCTGGGCTGCTACGGCCAGCAAAAAATCAAAACGCCCAACCTCGACCGCCTTGCGAAAGAAGGCATCCGTTTCACGCAGCATTACACAGGCACGCCCGTATGCGCGCCCGCCCGCGCGATGCTCATGACGGGCAAGCACGCGGGGCACTCGGCCATCCGAGGCAATTTCGAACTTGGCGGGTTCCGCGACGAGGAAGAGCGCGGGCAAATGCCCCTGCCGGCCGCCGAATTCACCGTCGCGGAGCTCCTGAAACAAAAGGACTATGCCACCGCCCTCACCGGCAAATGGGGAATGGGCATGAACGACACCGAAGGCACACCTACCCGGCAGGGCTTCGATTATTATTATGGTTACCTCGACCAGAAACAAGCCCATAACCTTTACCCTTCGCATTTGTGGGAAAACGACCGTTGGGATACCCTCGCCCAGCCCTGGCAGGATGTCCACCGCAAGCTCGACCCCGCCACAGCCACCGACGCGGATTTCGAGTCGTTCAAAGGCAAGGAATATGCCCCCGCAAAAATGACCGAAAAGGCATTGGCATTTATCGACCGGAGCAAAGACAGGCCTTTCTTTCTCTATATGCCCTATACGATACCGCACGTATCGTTGCAAGCGCCAGACGAATACGTTAAGAAGTACATCGGGCAATTTGACGAGAAACCCTACTACGGAGAGAAAGGCTATGCCTCCACGAAATACCCGCTATCGACTTATGCGGCGATGATCACTTATCTGGACGATCAGGTCGGTATTATTTTGGATAAACTTAAAACCCTGGGCCTGGACGGGAATACAATAGTGATGTTCAGCAGCGATAATGGCGCCACTTTCAATGGTGGTGTAAACGCACAATTCTTTAATAGCGTGGCAGGCCTTCGCGGATTGAAAATGGACGTTTACGAAGGCGGTATCCGCGAGCCCTTCATCGCGCGCTGGCCGGGAAAAATCAAGCCGGGACGCGTAACTGACCATATTTCGGCCCAATTCGACCTTTTGGCTACATTAGCGGAACTGACAGGCCAGCCAACACCTCCAACCGACGGCATTTCCTTTCTGCCTGAACTATTAGGACAGACCAACCGGCAGAAAAAACATCCTTACCTCTATTTTGAATTCCCCGAAAAGGGCGGCCAGATCGCCATCCGGATGGGTGACTGGAAGGGCGTAAAAACCGACCTGCGTAAAAATCCGGGCAATCCGTGGCAGCTTTTCAACCTCAAAACCGATCGCAACGAAACCACCGATCTCGCGACAAAACACCCGGAGATTCTGAAAAAATTTGACGAAATTGTCAAAAAGGAACACCGGGAGCCCGCGAATGCCGCCTGGCAGTTTGTAATGCCGGTGATTGCGGCGAGTGAAAAGTAG
- a CDS encoding condensation domain-containing protein, with the protein MNRQMIVGERIMYADGLAPVNCVFTATIEGNISLEQVNEALAKIQNRHPLLRTNVRRSKTNVPIFVTNPQVQPIPVEVTDRTSDIHWQDVSRREWEKRFDLENGPAARLIWLRSEPVSDLLLVCPHCVCDGSGFVTLMRELLTLLDDPEVPLEPYEGILSIDSLVPASVRNSKVIHWKGKLFSALAKGLFAVLNPKPTPRPGNFYFLTHTLDRDTTNALVRKCKAEKTTVQAALCTASLLAHQSVRGKSARNKVISPVDIRRYLPAIGRDHLFAFAPIVELSLAQKDAQRDFWSEARRLKDDLVEKAEKVNAAEMMFITEYFHSSTGALLRHMRSTKGSHDLTISNMGILDIPATYNNFSVRAIHSPSVGFPWRNPNTLVVSTFAGRMDFSFCSHESFLPMIDAEKICREAMWLLLEGARTSATQQV; encoded by the coding sequence ATGAACAGACAGATGATTGTCGGGGAGCGTATTATGTATGCAGACGGACTTGCCCCGGTGAACTGCGTTTTTACGGCCACTATCGAAGGAAATATTTCCCTTGAACAGGTAAACGAAGCCCTGGCTAAAATACAAAACCGGCATCCGCTATTAAGGACCAATGTCCGGAGAAGCAAGACAAATGTCCCGATATTTGTTACAAATCCGCAGGTGCAGCCTATCCCCGTGGAGGTAACCGACAGGACATCCGACATTCACTGGCAGGACGTCAGTCGGCGGGAATGGGAGAAACGATTCGATCTGGAAAACGGGCCGGCGGCCAGGCTGATATGGTTGCGGTCGGAACCCGTTTCCGATTTGTTGCTCGTGTGCCCGCATTGCGTATGCGACGGCTCGGGGTTTGTGACGCTCATGCGTGAGCTGCTGACGCTGCTCGACGATCCCGAGGTGCCCCTGGAACCTTACGAAGGCATTCTGTCGATTGATTCGCTGGTGCCCGCGTCGGTCCGTAACAGCAAAGTGATCCATTGGAAGGGAAAGCTGTTTTCGGCACTTGCCAAGGGGCTTTTTGCCGTCTTGAATCCGAAGCCAACCCCTCGCCCGGGCAACTTCTATTTTCTCACGCACACGCTCGATCGCGACACGACCAACGCGCTCGTCAGGAAATGTAAGGCCGAGAAAACGACCGTCCAGGCTGCGTTGTGCACCGCTTCATTGCTGGCGCACCAGTCGGTAAGAGGGAAATCCGCTCGGAATAAGGTCATTAGCCCCGTCGATATTCGTCGCTATTTGCCAGCGATCGGCCGCGATCACCTGTTCGCATTTGCGCCGATCGTCGAACTTTCGCTTGCGCAAAAAGACGCGCAACGCGATTTTTGGTCCGAAGCCCGCCGGTTAAAGGACGATCTTGTAGAGAAGGCCGAAAAGGTGAATGCCGCGGAGATGATGTTCATTACCGAATACTTTCACAGCTCAACCGGCGCATTGCTGCGCCATATGCGTTCCACCAAGGGTAGCCACGACCTCACTATCTCCAACATGGGTATCCTCGACATACCGGCGACGTATAACAATTTCAGCGTTCGTGCTATACACAGTCCCTCCGTAGGCTTTCCCTGGCGTAATCCAAACACGCTGGTAGTAAGTACCTTCGCCGGACGAATGGACTTCTCCTTTTGCTCTCACGAAAGCTTTCTGCCGATGATCGACGCGGAGAAGATTTGCAGGGAAGCGATGTGGCTGTTGTTGGAAGGCGCTCGCACTTCGGCTACTCAGCAGGTGTAA